Proteins from a genomic interval of Rosa chinensis cultivar Old Blush chromosome 2, RchiOBHm-V2, whole genome shotgun sequence:
- the LOC112187430 gene encoding proline-rich receptor-like protein kinase PERK1, producing the protein MSTTPAPSSPPTNTTSPPPAAPAPTTPSAPPPTTPSAPPPTTPATPPPTTPSAPPPATPASPPPPSPPAPSTPAPTSPGSSPPPPSTPTVTSPPPPKTPSTNKSPPPPKSPSTTPSPPSSSSGLDTGVIVGIAVGAVAILVVLSLCCIFCSKKKRRRREEPVYYVPPPPPPTGPKGEIYYGPPRPHQNTPPSPADHHVITMPKPPPAQAVASRPPPSPGYTPPPQPYSSGGSGSNYSGSETALPPPPPPGYSLGFSKSTFTYEELALATEGFSDSNLLGQGGFGYVHKGVLPNGKEVAVKQLKAGSGQGEREFQAEVEIISRVHHRHLVSLVGYCMTGSERLLVYEFVPNNTMEFHLHGKGRPTMDWSTRLKIALGSAKGLAYLHEDCHPKIIHRDIKAANILLDFKFECKVADFGLAKLSSDLNTHVSTRVMGTFGYLAPEYASSGKLTDKSDVFSFGVMLLELITGRRPVDASHTYIEDSLVEWARPVLTRALESDDFDELVDPRLQNSFDHNEMARMVACAAACVRHSARRRPRMSQVVRALEGDVSLSDLNEGIRPGHSSVYSSHGSSDYDSRPYDTKQRNLDMINHRKMALESQEYGASSEYSGGRTTSEYGLNPSGSSSEGQRTRETTREMELGKMNKNNRGYSGSSEY; encoded by the exons ATGTCCACTACTCCGGCGCCCTCCTCGCCGCCGACCAACACCACCTCCCCACCACCCGCCGCACCGGCCCCCACAACCCCAAGCGCTCCTCCGCCAACAACCCCAAGCGCTCCTCCGCCAACAACTCCCGCCACTCCTCCGCCGACGACCCCCAGCGCGCCGCCGCCCGCGACTCCGGCATCCCCACCGCCGCCTTCACCCCCAGCGCCCTCCACCCCAGCTCCGACATCTCCGGGGTCctcgccgccgccgccgtccaCCCCAACCGTCACATCGCCGCCTCCCCCCAAAACGCCGTCGACGAACAAGAGCCCTCCGCCGCCCAAGTCGCCGTCGACAACACCGTCGCCGCCGTCATCGTCATCGGGATTGGATACTGGGGTTATAGTGGGAATTGCTGTTGGGGCTGTGGCGATTCTAGTGGTGCTCAGTCTTTGCTGCATTTTTTGCtccaagaagaagaggagaagaagagaggagcCTGTCTATTATGTGCCTCCGCCGCCGCCTCCAACCGGGCCTAAAG GCGAAATTTACTACGGTCCACCACGCCCGCATCAAAATACTCCTCCTTCACCTGCAGATCATCATGTAATCACAATGCCTAAGCCACCTCCTGCACAAGCTGTAGCATCCAGGCCACCGCCCTCGCCAGGATATACACCGCCACCGCAGCCATACAGCAGTGGAGGTTCTGGTTCCAATTATTCAGGGTCTGAAACTGCACTcccaccacctccaccaccggGGTATTCCTTGGGATTCTCTAAAAGCACGTTTACTTATGAGGAACTGGCTTTGGCAACAGAAGGGTTCTCGGATTCCAATCTCCTTGGACAGGGTGGGTTTGGATATGTTCACAAAGGAGTTCTTCCCAATGGGAAGGAAGTAGCGGTCAAGCAGCTGAAGGCTGGAAGTGGGCAAGGGGAACGTGAATTCCAGGCAGAAGTTGAAATTATTAGCCGTGTACATCACAGACATCTGGTTTCGCTGGTTGGATACTGCATGACTGGATCCGAGAGACTACTTGTCTATGAATTTGTTCCAAATAACACTATGGAGTTCCACTTACATG GAAAAGGGAGACCTACCATGGATTGGTCCACAAGACTGAAAATCGCTTTAGGATCTGCAAAAGGACTGGCATATCTTCATGAGGATT GTCATCCTAAAATCATTCATCGTGATATCAAAGCAGCTAATATACTTTTGGATTTCAAGTTTGAGTGCAAG GTTGCAGACTTTGGTCTTGCCAAGCTTTCTTCTGATCTTAATACTCATGTTTCCACCCGAGTGATGGGGACTTTTGG GTATCTAGCTCCAGAATATGCTTCTAGTGGAAAACTCACAGACAAGTCAGATGTTTTCTCATTCGGGGTTATGCTTTTGGAGTTGATTACTGGACGCCGCCCAGTTGACGCATCTCATACGTACATAGAGGACAGTTTGGTAGAGTGG GCAAGGCCCGTTCTGACTCGAGCTTTGGAATCAGATGACTTTGATGAACTGGTTGATCCTAGACTGCAGAATAGTTTTGACCACAATGAGATGGCTCGCATGGTTGCTTGTGCTGCAGCTTGTGTACGACATTCTGCAAGGCGTCGACCACGAATGAGTCAG GTTGTCCGTGCTTTAGAGGGAGATGTGTCTCTGTCTGATCTGAACGAAGGAATCAGGCCTGGGCATAGCAGTGTCTACAGTTCCCATGGAAGCTCAGACTATGACTCAAGGCCTTATGACACAAAGCAACGCAATCTGGATATGATAAACCACAGGAAGATGGCATTGGAAAGCCAGGAGTACGGCGCTAGTAGCGAGTACAGTGGTGGTCGCACCACCAGCGAGTATGGTTTGAACCCATCTGGTTCAAGCAGTGAAGGCCAACGAA
- the LOC112183511 gene encoding uncharacterized protein LOC112183511: MAKSTAIKALKRFTREIVNLYSAKYLRAPTLADLRRLLAKAERRGLPGMIGSIDCMHWQWKNCRTGWAGEYSGRKRVPTIILEAVISYDTWIWHAFFGMPRSCNDLNVLTKSSLSDELTAGRAPQIQFQVNNKIHNLGYYLADDIYPQWATFLKSIPRPTRPKDLKFSQTQEGYRKDVETCFGILQLRFSIV, from the coding sequence ATGGCGAAATCTACCGCCATCAAGGCTCTGAAACGATTTACAAGAGAAATCGTTAATCTGTACTCGGCAAAATACCTCCGGGCTCCTACTCTGGCCGACCTCAGAAGACTTCTAGCCAAAGCTGAGAGAAGAGGTTTGCCTGGGATGATTGGAAGCATCGACTGCATGCactggcaatggaagaattgccgAACAGGTTGGGCTGGAGAATACAGCGGTCGAAAACGTGTGCCCACTATCATCCTCGAAGCAGTCATTTCTTATGACACATGGATATGGCATGCCTTCTTTGGAATGCCTCGATCATGCAACGACCTCAACGTGCTTACTAAGTCCTCGTTGTCTGACGAGCTCACTGCTGGTCGAGCCCCTCAAATCCAATTTCAAGTGAATAATAAAATTCACAATTTAGGCTACTATCTCGCTGATGATATCTATCCTCAATGGGCGACTTTCTTGAAATCAATTCCAAGGCCTACACGACCCAAGGATCTGAAGTTTTCCCAAACTCAAGAAGGGTACAGGAAGGATGTGGAAACATGTTTCGGCATTTTACAGTTGCGCTTTAGTATTGTTTGA